From a single Okeanomitos corallinicola TIOX110 genomic region:
- a CDS encoding glycoside hydrolase family protein, whose amino-acid sequence MKLQLKGLEKLIGPIAALLGFVYLFQWYVFGDLQSTTDPVFERKNPPLVMKEGDPYIRALMRTISFSESNSKQPYSLLYGGQRVNDLSRHPQICVTIVNGPNKGNCSTAAGRYQIINTTWYDIAPRYHPRPSQMMFWVSYSFEAEDQDIVVYRWLNDTKVWGFDLAEKLRKNKLDEVLKRLSPTWTSLGYGIETNSNTRFLPEVYQKFLQEELATANKSKTDIAE is encoded by the coding sequence CAACTCAAAGGTTTAGAAAAACTAATTGGTCCGATTGCCGCATTACTGGGGTTTGTATATCTTTTTCAATGGTACGTTTTTGGTGACTTACAATCAACAACTGATCCAGTTTTTGAAAGAAAAAATCCTCCCCTGGTAATGAAAGAAGGAGATCCTTACATCCGTGCTTTGATGCGGACTATTTCTTTTAGTGAATCTAATAGTAAGCAACCTTATTCTTTGTTATATGGTGGTCAAAGAGTGAATGATCTCAGTCGTCATCCTCAGATATGTGTAACCATTGTCAATGGACCAAATAAAGGTAATTGTTCTACTGCTGCGGGTAGATATCAAATTATTAATACTACTTGGTACGACATTGCACCACGTTATCATCCCCGTCCTTCCCAGATGATGTTCTGGGTGAGTTATAGTTTTGAAGCTGAAGATCAAGATATAGTAGTTTACCGTTGGTTAAATGACACCAAAGTTTGGGGATTTGATCTTGCGGAAAAGTTACGTAAAAACAAGTTAGATGAAGTTTTAAAGCGACTTTCTCCAACTTGGACAAGTCTAGGATATGGTATAGAAACTAATTCTAATACTCGATTTTTACCTGAAGTCTATCAGAAATTTTTACAAGAAGAATTAGCAACTGCTAATAAATCAAAAACAGATATTGCTGAGTAA
- the thrC gene encoding threonine synthase, whose protein sequence is MTLSLSVAKSHRQPWPGLIEAYREYLPVSESTPVVTLLEGNTPLIPVPAIAERIGKQVKVFVKYDGLNPTGSFKDRGMTMAITKAKEAGAKAVICASTGNTSAAAAAYAKRGGMRPFVLIPDGYVALGKLAQALLYGAEVLAIKGNFDRALEIVREMADHYPITLVNSVNPYRLEGQKTGAFEVVDALGNAPDWLCIPVGNAGNITAYWMGFCQYHQDGKCDRLPKMMGFQAAGSAPLVNGQPVANPETLATAIRIGNPASWDKAIAAQTASQGCFNAVTDEEILDAYRLLASSEGIFCEPASAASVAGLLKVKDQVPTGATVVCVLTGNGLKDPDTAIKHSHAQFKQGIPAELKAVAEVMGF, encoded by the coding sequence GTGACTTTGAGCTTGTCTGTTGCTAAATCCCATCGCCAACCTTGGCCTGGACTGATAGAAGCCTATCGTGAATACTTGCCTGTCAGTGAAAGTACCCCAGTGGTGACATTGTTGGAAGGTAACACACCTTTGATACCCGTGCCGGCGATCGCTGAACGTATTGGTAAGCAGGTGAAGGTATTTGTTAAATATGACGGTCTGAACCCTACAGGTAGCTTCAAAGACCGGGGTATGACCATGGCTATTACCAAGGCAAAGGAAGCTGGTGCTAAGGCGGTGATTTGTGCCAGTACAGGTAATACTTCCGCCGCTGCTGCTGCCTATGCTAAACGCGGAGGAATGCGTCCGTTTGTATTAATTCCTGATGGTTATGTGGCTTTGGGTAAGTTGGCACAAGCTTTACTTTATGGGGCAGAAGTATTAGCCATTAAAGGTAATTTTGACCGAGCCTTAGAAATTGTCCGGGAAATGGCGGATCATTATCCTATTACTTTGGTCAATTCTGTCAATCCCTACCGTTTGGAAGGTCAAAAAACCGGAGCTTTTGAAGTGGTTGATGCTCTGGGTAATGCTCCTGACTGGTTGTGTATTCCTGTGGGAAATGCGGGAAACATCACAGCATATTGGATGGGTTTTTGTCAATACCATCAAGATGGAAAATGCGATCGCTTGCCGAAAATGATGGGTTTTCAAGCCGCTGGTTCTGCACCTCTAGTAAATGGTCAACCGGTAGCAAATCCTGAAACCTTAGCCACAGCCATTAGAATTGGTAATCCTGCGAGTTGGGATAAAGCGATCGCCGCCCAAACTGCGAGTCAGGGTTGTTTTAATGCTGTGACAGATGAAGAAATTCTTGACGCTTATCGCTTGTTAGCTTCCTCAGAAGGGATTTTCTGTGAACCTGCGAGTGCGGCTTCTGTAGCTGGTTTGTTAAAGGTAAAAGATCAAGTACCCACAGGAGCTACAGTAGTTTGTGTCTTAACTGGTAATGGTTTAAAAGACCCAGACACAGCAATTAAACACAGTCATGCTCAGTTTAAGCAGGGCATACCAGCAGAATTAAAAGCAGTAGCCGAGGTAATGGGATTTTAA
- a CDS encoding XRE family transcriptional regulator — protein sequence MTTNILDNIDLRILGELLQQARKKCRMTQADAAKIIDAARTTVIAIEKGERRLKANELIKLARAYGCSVSDFVRQRPIVQPFEVQFRAVYQRSQEQQAEIEPFILHLEELCQNYLELEQIMDSPIPRNYPLEYQVANMPIKSAAESIAVAERQRLGLGDAPISHLRDILEQDVGLRIFYLQMPQKYSEVYSYNEEVGGCMAINANHPEERRRWSMAHGYLHFLAHRQKPEFHFDGQYQRFPESEQLAETFPEYFLMPTSGLLKRFNDMYRTHGKFTPTNLFTLAHYYGVSVEALVYRLEKMELLPTGTWDKLRDRGLKVRKVQEELGLEQIPQRIDMMPLHYQHLAIEALDQGLITEGRFAEFLHVNRLESRRIAEALREYSSGMMEEDTDFDLRQIQTAGK from the coding sequence ATGACTACCAACATTCTGGATAACATTGACCTGCGGATATTAGGTGAACTCCTACAACAAGCCCGTAAAAAATGCCGCATGACTCAAGCTGACGCAGCCAAGATTATTGATGCTGCACGCACCACTGTAATTGCAATTGAAAAAGGAGAACGCCGTCTCAAGGCCAATGAACTAATTAAACTTGCCCGTGCTTACGGATGTTCTGTGAGTGACTTTGTTCGGCAACGTCCTATTGTCCAACCTTTTGAAGTACAGTTTCGAGCAGTTTATCAACGTAGTCAGGAACAACAGGCAGAAATTGAACCATTTATCCTGCATTTAGAGGAATTGTGCCAGAATTACCTAGAACTTGAACAGATTATGGATTCGCCAATACCGCGAAACTATCCTCTTGAGTATCAGGTAGCAAATATGCCCATCAAATCTGCTGCGGAGAGTATAGCAGTGGCAGAACGTCAACGGCTGGGTTTAGGCGATGCACCTATATCTCACTTGCGAGACATCCTAGAACAAGATGTGGGTTTACGGATCTTTTATTTGCAGATGCCACAAAAATACTCAGAAGTGTACAGTTATAACGAAGAAGTTGGCGGTTGCATGGCTATCAATGCCAATCATCCAGAAGAGCGCCGACGCTGGTCAATGGCGCATGGATATCTGCACTTTTTAGCACATCGGCAAAAACCAGAGTTTCATTTTGACGGACAGTATCAGCGATTTCCTGAAAGTGAGCAATTAGCGGAAACCTTCCCCGAATATTTCCTCATGCCTACCAGTGGATTGCTGAAGCGTTTTAATGATATGTACCGTACACATGGCAAATTCACTCCAACTAATTTATTTACACTAGCTCATTACTACGGTGTTTCTGTAGAAGCTCTAGTTTATCGGTTAGAAAAAATGGAACTTTTGCCTACAGGAACTTGGGATAAATTGCGAGATAGAGGTTTAAAAGTCAGAAAGGTACAGGAGGAACTTGGCTTAGAACAAATCCCGCAAAGAATTGATATGATGCCTTTGCACTACCAACACCTAGCAATTGAGGCATTAGATCAAGGTTTGATTACTGAAGGGCGTTTTGCTGAATTTCTCCATGTTAACCGCTTAGAATCCCGTCGTATTGCTGAGGCATTAAGGGAATATTCAAGCGGAATGATGGAAGAAGATACGGATTTTGATTTGCGTCAAATCCAAACTGCTGGGAAGTGA
- a CDS encoding DUF389 domain-containing protein, which yields MFRDKFADNLGISQARKEQVYLDICKTVTLQDVSYWIQVLFAAGIATLGLVLNSPAVIIGAMLISPLMGGILANGLALAAGDVILAMRALVNLILSCVVAISFAVLLVSLLPFKEMTAEIAARIRPNILDLVVALFSGAVGSVAICKEPKGVATSIPGVAIAVALMPPLCVVGYGIGIAISLDSVKGLQVASGGGLLFFTNLVAITFTAMLVFLSLHIDNNQVRAKVKEWRENDHESLVMQHFLERLPAYNRLKKVGGLPGRFLLIFSTIGVIMFPLNQSLIQLRKEIAVQQQENQIRGAATEIWQTKFANFPNGDPRSYISNISTSYNSNNKLIIQLQVFSSKQYTPEEQNNYIQMLANRLNQVPELLGLKLIEIPTASNELLQQIAEEKPTETVITIAQLQANFLQEVQSSLGSIQLPEPAQLIDYEIITSPIEPLKMRLIYLSEREISKDAQVIIADTIRNKLDYPLAKVAMQRIDSNPGVIAFEKDKAALTLANTQLLDRIAQTLQRQPNLSLQVIVNQELTEPQEILPERSQVILEYLQSKWQITENRINIQSGTENQGNAELKLVV from the coding sequence ATGTTTAGAGATAAATTTGCAGATAATTTGGGAATTAGTCAAGCCCGCAAGGAACAAGTATATCTGGATATATGCAAAACTGTTACCCTTCAAGATGTCAGTTATTGGATTCAGGTTTTATTTGCAGCTGGTATTGCTACCTTGGGGTTAGTTCTCAATAGTCCAGCAGTTATTATCGGTGCAATGCTAATTTCCCCCTTAATGGGTGGGATTCTAGCCAATGGTTTAGCATTAGCAGCTGGTGATGTCATCTTAGCTATGCGAGCACTGGTTAACCTTATTCTTAGTTGTGTAGTCGCTATTTCCTTTGCTGTACTCTTAGTATCTTTATTACCATTTAAAGAAATGACAGCAGAAATTGCTGCCAGAATTCGTCCCAATATTTTAGATTTAGTAGTTGCTTTATTTTCCGGTGCAGTTGGTTCAGTGGCAATTTGTAAAGAACCAAAAGGAGTAGCAACATCCATTCCAGGGGTAGCTATTGCAGTAGCATTAATGCCGCCATTGTGTGTAGTTGGTTATGGTATTGGTATAGCAATTAGTTTAGATTCAGTTAAAGGTTTACAAGTAGCTAGTGGTGGGGGACTATTATTTTTTACCAACTTAGTAGCAATTACCTTTACAGCTATGTTGGTTTTTTTAAGTTTACATATAGATAACAATCAAGTAAGAGCTAAAGTCAAAGAATGGCGTGAAAATGATCACGAAAGTTTAGTAATGCAGCATTTTTTAGAAAGATTACCTGCATACAATAGATTAAAGAAAGTGGGAGGATTACCAGGTAGATTTTTATTGATTTTTAGTACCATTGGCGTTATTATGTTCCCCCTTAATCAATCTTTGATCCAACTCAGAAAGGAAATTGCTGTACAGCAACAAGAAAATCAAATCCGTGGAGCAGCAACAGAAATATGGCAGACAAAATTTGCTAACTTCCCTAACGGTGATCCTCGTTCCTACATCAGTAATATATCCACTTCTTATAATTCCAATAATAAACTAATTATTCAACTCCAGGTATTTAGTAGTAAACAATATACACCGGAAGAACAAAATAACTATATTCAAATGTTAGCAAACAGACTTAATCAAGTACCGGAATTATTGGGATTAAAACTCATTGAAATTCCCACAGCATCTAATGAGCTTTTACAGCAAATTGCCGAAGAAAAACCAACAGAGACAGTAATTACTATTGCTCAATTGCAAGCAAACTTCTTGCAAGAAGTGCAATCATCTTTAGGCAGTATTCAACTACCTGAACCAGCACAATTAATTGATTATGAAATAATTACCAGTCCCATAGAACCCTTAAAGATGAGATTAATATATTTGAGTGAAAGAGAAATTAGTAAAGATGCTCAAGTAATCATTGCGGATACTATTAGAAATAAACTAGATTATCCATTAGCTAAAGTGGCGATGCAAAGAATAGATTCTAACCCAGGAGTAATAGCTTTTGAAAAAGATAAAGCGGCATTAACATTAGCTAATACCCAGTTATTAGATCGTATTGCTCAAACATTACAAAGACAACCAAATTTAAGTTTACAAGTTATAGTTAACCAAGAATTAACCGAACCACAGGAGATATTACCAGAGCGATCGCAAGTAATATTAGAATATCTACAATCAAAGTGGCAAATTACTGAAAATAGAATCAATATCCAATCAGGAACAGAGAATCAAGGCAATGCAGAACTCAAACTGGTAGTATAA
- a CDS encoding 7-cyano-7-deazaguanine synthase: MKYTPSRQKKLNESNYKDYTLDFQPISNSNGSVQFFDHSQNKKLTIGINVDDIEFKYRVKAEFPPIVADLIDLAVAIYTSDRLASQSLTGKQRRFHVILPVRNPELLSSEPFLAKLDDLLEWTTDSKWVFDFQKRIAPDRLVEHQSLPIAPQGCEVTLWSGGLDALAGLYTRLLMYPEKQFILFGTGSNNSVFARQKRVYQEIQSIFPGRCHLFRLPIRFDDSSEQPKNKLSRARGVVFTLLGSACAYLMGEKVLYLYENGIGAINLPYRESAVGLDHSRSVHPLTLLMVSDLISELVGEEFQVKNPFLFWTKAEMCKALAKNGQDNLPTLTMSCDSPHRQKVSPQCGYCSSCLLRRQSLAASSIKDRTRYVVLHGERPVKEPSLCFLNMQAQVRTLDSLFAVSNEPWITLTKKFPVLDDIVDRTAMAENLLPADMRSRLIQLYQNYISEWNSVESQIANGLLSDQKASSRYVVPSQQS, from the coding sequence ATGAAATATACACCTTCGCGTCAAAAAAAATTAAACGAAAGTAACTATAAGGATTACACTTTAGACTTTCAACCTATATCGAATAGTAATGGCTCTGTACAGTTTTTTGATCACTCTCAGAATAAGAAGCTAACTATTGGAATTAATGTAGACGATATAGAATTCAAATATCGTGTTAAGGCAGAGTTTCCCCCTATTGTTGCCGATCTTATTGACCTTGCTGTTGCCATATATACTTCAGATCGTCTTGCCTCTCAAAGTCTGACAGGCAAACAGCGTCGCTTTCATGTCATACTGCCAGTACGTAATCCAGAATTATTAAGTTCTGAACCATTTCTAGCAAAACTAGATGACCTGCTTGAATGGACAACTGATAGCAAATGGGTTTTCGACTTCCAAAAACGGATTGCACCGGATCGTCTTGTTGAACATCAATCTCTTCCCATAGCACCCCAAGGGTGTGAAGTGACCTTATGGAGTGGTGGACTAGATGCCCTGGCTGGTTTGTACACTCGCCTTTTAATGTATCCAGAAAAACAGTTTATCTTATTTGGAACTGGCAGTAACAATAGTGTATTTGCCCGCCAAAAAAGAGTATATCAGGAAATTCAATCTATCTTTCCCGGTCGCTGCCATCTTTTCCGCCTCCCAATCCGATTTGATGATAGTAGTGAACAACCAAAAAACAAGCTTTCCCGTGCGAGAGGTGTTGTCTTTACTCTTCTTGGTTCTGCGTGTGCATATCTTATGGGAGAAAAAGTTCTTTATCTGTATGAAAACGGAATCGGTGCAATTAACCTTCCATATCGTGAATCTGCTGTAGGGTTAGATCACTCTCGTTCTGTTCATCCTCTGACTTTGCTGATGGTAAGTGATCTTATTTCTGAACTTGTAGGAGAAGAGTTCCAGGTAAAAAATCCGTTTCTGTTTTGGACTAAAGCCGAAATGTGCAAGGCATTGGCTAAAAATGGCCAAGACAACTTACCAACTTTAACTATGTCTTGTGACAGTCCACATCGCCAAAAGGTATCACCTCAATGTGGTTATTGCTCCTCTTGTCTTTTAAGGAGACAATCACTTGCAGCCAGTAGCATAAAAGATAGAACTCGCTATGTAGTTTTGCATGGAGAGCGCCCAGTTAAAGAGCCGAGTTTATGTTTCCTGAATATGCAGGCACAAGTTCGTACCCTTGACTCTTTATTTGCTGTCTCAAATGAACCTTGGATTACTCTAACTAAAAAGTTTCCAGTGTTAGATGATATTGTTGATCGAACTGCTATGGCAGAAAATTTATTACCTGCTGATATGCGAAGTCGTTTAATTCAACTTTATCAAAATTATATTTCCGAATGGAATTCTGTGGAATCACAGATTGCGAACGGACTATTAAGTGATCAGAAAGCATCTAGTAGATACGTAGTCCCATCTCAACAAAGTTGA
- a CDS encoding YihY/virulence factor BrkB family protein yields the protein MLKSKFIKFFRHLNWRILKKTFARTIERRLLGLASEIAFNAMLSLFPAIIAFLTAIGLFAEPLRNTFIQLALQLSQVVPQDAWVLINEFATKEIANSKNSGLFSFSFIIALWTASGAVSTAMTTFDQIEQIPPEDTRPFWKAKLVSLGLTIGTILLLVLASFLVFISDLLVGMIVKGSAYLGFLLPLWQLLLWPLALGIVAATFSLIYRYGTSVWKPETPLIPGAVLAAIFWALVSAVFRLYVTNFGNYNKVYGTVGTFIVLMLWLWMSAFVLLVGNQLNVTVGEVMKSKLSTREWKLVEEQKLGRE from the coding sequence ATGCTGAAGTCAAAATTTATTAAGTTCTTTCGCCATCTTAATTGGCGGATACTGAAAAAAACTTTTGCTAGGACAATTGAAAGGAGACTATTAGGACTGGCTTCAGAAATTGCCTTCAATGCCATGTTATCTTTGTTTCCTGCCATTATAGCTTTTTTAACAGCCATCGGTTTATTTGCCGAACCATTACGCAACACCTTTATTCAATTAGCACTACAACTCAGTCAAGTTGTACCCCAAGATGCTTGGGTTTTAATTAATGAGTTTGCCACTAAAGAAATTGCTAACTCCAAAAATTCTGGTTTGTTTTCTTTTAGTTTTATTATCGCTTTATGGACAGCTTCCGGTGCAGTTAGCACCGCAATGACAACCTTTGATCAAATTGAACAAATTCCCCCAGAAGATACCCGTCCTTTTTGGAAAGCAAAATTAGTTTCTTTAGGTTTAACAATTGGTACTATATTACTTTTAGTGCTGGCTTCCTTCCTAGTATTTATTAGTGATTTACTGGTAGGTATGATAGTCAAGGGTAGTGCTTATTTAGGATTTTTATTACCACTTTGGCAACTTCTACTTTGGCCATTAGCCTTGGGTATAGTTGCAGCTACTTTTAGTTTAATTTATCGCTACGGAACAAGTGTATGGAAACCAGAAACACCATTAATACCAGGAGCAGTTTTAGCAGCTATATTTTGGGCGTTAGTGTCCGCAGTATTTCGTCTTTATGTGACAAACTTTGGAAACTATAACAAAGTTTACGGCACAGTGGGAACTTTCATAGTATTAATGTTGTGGTTGTGGATGAGTGCCTTTGTTCTTCTAGTTGGTAATCAGTTAAATGTAACCGTAGGTGAGGTAATGAAATCGAAATTATCTACTAGAGAATGGAAACTGGTAGAAGAACAAAAATTAGGCAGAGAATAA
- a CDS encoding DUF4112 domain-containing protein — MSNSPQKITIESEGYAPTLKRLRHISRLLDNAITIPGTEVGIGLDPLMGLIPVGGDALGLIFSIYIIIESAKLGVSQSTVGRMIVNIIIDALVGAIPMLGDLFDVAWTANRYNLKLLEEYLQSPGEKKQADQGFILVLFAGLILLAIVLISLPVIVIGTIWKTLFGG; from the coding sequence ATGTCTAACTCTCCTCAGAAAATTACCATTGAATCTGAAGGTTATGCACCTACATTAAAACGTCTCCGTCACATCAGCAGACTTTTAGATAATGCTATTACCATTCCTGGCACAGAAGTCGGGATTGGTTTAGATCCACTTATGGGTTTAATACCCGTAGGTGGTGATGCTTTAGGATTGATATTTTCTATTTACATTATCATCGAATCGGCAAAGTTAGGTGTTTCTCAATCCACCGTGGGGAGAATGATAGTCAATATTATTATTGATGCCTTAGTAGGTGCTATTCCCATGTTAGGAGACTTATTTGATGTAGCCTGGACAGCAAATAGATATAACCTGAAACTGTTAGAAGAATACTTACAATCTCCAGGAGAAAAAAAGCAAGCTGATCAAGGTTTTATTCTGGTTTTATTTGCAGGTTTAATACTACTAGCTATAGTTTTAATTTCATTACCAGTTATTGTGATTGGAACAATCTGGAAAACGTTATTCGGTGGTTAG